Sequence from the Cucurbita pepo subsp. pepo cultivar mu-cu-16 chromosome LG02, ASM280686v2, whole genome shotgun sequence genome:
TTGAGAATCAAATGATACTCTTTTGACTGCTGTAATGGAGTGGGATTCTACAAATATCGACTCAGTTTGCTAATAATGCATGAAATCTCTGGATGTGTATGGTTGGAGTAGAACAAGCCTTATTCTAAGACTTTCCAGCTTCTTCAGTGTAATCTGGAACCATTAGAATAGTAGAGACATAGCTCATGTGTTTGAGCTGAGATTCTAGGAGTGGTAGCTTTTCGTAGACCGAGATTGATTATGTTATCAGGTTTGGTTGGTAAAAGACTCCAGTTGCAGAATATGCTTTTGTTTGCCGCTAGCCCTACCCTAAGCTTCCTCTTCTTGTTAGATCAAGTCTCAGGTCAGATCTGAGAGCGAAAGCAGTAGGTAAGGTTGGAGACCCACGAGGCTGGAGCTGTTCTCGATCCGGCCATGCgaatataaaagaataatcCATTTTCCCCCCAAATCCTCCGGTCGTGGGCTGTCTTCTTAATAGCGAATGAAGGGGTGATGCTCTGCCCACACAATTGATAGTATGAGATTGTCACTCTTAGGAAGATCTTTCTCGAAAAAGCCCTCATAGCCAAATATGTAAGTTGAGTTTTGGATTAggtcaaaaaaatctttcaactCAGTCCAATGGAGATCAAGTACACCCGTACCTAGTATATCCTCATCCTACGACAGTGCTTCGCGGCGGATGATTCGGAGAAGGATGTGAAATCGGATGCGGATTTGGACTGCTTCAGGATTTGGGCCTTTGGACTGTTCTTTTCAGAAGCCCAAGCCCATGTATAACATTTGGGCCAACTGCTGTCTTTGTTCTTTTAACCATGTGGGGGGGGGGGCAGTATAGTAAATTACTGTTAAAGAAACatccagaagaaaaaaattgaacatttaaatatattgagagtataaataaaaaaaccagaAACCAGAGTACATACAACGTACGTTACTAAAAATAATGACACGAGAATAAATCCATACGATCAGGCGACACTTGTCAACTTCCCATTGGCgggaaaaataagaacaaatgtATGGGTAGCTTATTTGGCAAAAGCTTCCGcatgtaataataataataataataataataataataatccgACAAAGAATgtctgagaaaaaaaaagaaaaaagaaaaagaaaatcaacgGGAAACGTGAAACAGAGTACACAAATACAGAGATTTCCTCAGTTTTGTCTCAAAAATAAAGCAAAGACTTAATGGTTCCAAGAATGCAACTCGAGCGCAATAAGTCTGGACACTTAATggttctttttaaaataaaaaaaaaaaacaattttaatagGTATTTCACTTGTtcaatactttttaaaatttaaaggcGTACGTTTAACAATTtattatacaaatttaaaaatttagaaatagtATAGGACTAAACGGGCcatttaacctaaaatttcTGGACTTGTAAgctaattaaaaagaagaagaagaaaagttgggTGAAAAGCTTAGAACACATGTAATCCAagttgaaattgaaagaaaggCAATGAATATGAGATCCAAAGAAAGCAACAAAAGAGTGACAAAATAATGTTGTCAAAGAATATGAGATTCTCCTAACTTGGTACGCACtcaaaaaaacacaaagacATGACATTATGTCATGTTGCATCATTAAAAGCTCTCCAAACCCCACATCCACTTCTCATAAATGCCCTTCTATCCCTGCTTATTTACATTTTATCTCTCTACCTTTCAATGAGATGACCCGAAAATTTCGatggtttgggttgggttggattcaAATAACTGAAATTTTTATGAGTTGGATTAGTTTATGAGTTCCCTGAAGcttgaatttattgttaatttaaaattttacgaATCTATATGCTTCGATTGGCTATAGGAGGCACCAAAGCCTAAGAATGGTTTCTCACTCTCTTTGTAACTCATTGTAGGCTCGAGAGCCCTTATCTACCTTGAACTACAGGAGCGATTCGACCAAAATTTTCACTAAAGCAAATTGATTTATATGATAGTCTTAGATACATTTGTAAGCAATGGTTAGGTTTTATACCAAAAACCAGAAAGTACCTCATTTTAGAGGAATAGGTTTCATTGGACATTCATTCCGAGCATAAAGATAGACTAAACTACAATTTCCTATGTTATGGGCGTACTACTTTTCATCTCACCTGAACGAAAACCCACATTATTCATTGGGTTCTGGTTGATCTCGTCTCCCTTCTAAAACGTCAAAAAAGCTCTACGAGCttcctttttaataattattgaattatactccataaatattgaatattgGTTCAATAATTAATCAATCCtatttagtaaaatattgAATCTTGGCAAATAATATCgtacattaataatttgatcTGTATTATTAACAATCCTATTTAGTCATTATTTTATACTACGCCCCCATTTAATGATTTCATCCGATCTTAACTAAACTtataactttttcttttttggtcttttcgattttaaaacgtgtctattataAAGAGGGTCGTGTCTCGCATCGTCCAAGTCTAATcctactccgaccagtgcCTCACATCGTTCAGTAACCTAGCTCTGATataatttgtaatagtccaaaaccaccgttagcagatattgtccgcttttcaaatttgtacataattttaaaaaaataataataataaaaagggcCATCATTAGAAAAATGGTGAAATTTGAATTGGGTTCCAATCGTAAAGGAAGATGGTGGAGTTTTGTTGTAAGTTTTGACTAaaatctgaattttattttaaaactaatccgaattaataattagaagaaaaaaaaggggtgAATTTCATAATTGAAAGACTTGAGGGACTGGGCTACAAAGATAGCTacatttcaataaatttttcactttggataattttaaatatctaaaacaTCCCCTTTTCCCCCTCCCTTTTAAtccactttatttatttttttatttttttttttatttcctaaaaAGTGAGGACGGGCATCAATCATTCCAtccattttcctctttttatttcaacatttaaaatcattttttaattcatatttttttagaatagtttcttttattcaaatcattttaaattttgacataaaagttattttatgttaataattatttaattttaaaaattttaatttatttttaaattaaataaccaTCATCTTCCCCTCAACCTAcgaatatcttatttttaagataaaattttattattatttgtccGTACGATTTTTTTGTCCAAATTTCGAAAACAACAGTAACtctaacaaaatatttaaattttcaaaaattaaaacgtgataaaatatatatatatatatatatatatatatttttttttttttaaatgtaaaatcGAATAAATCAAAGTTTAAGCTATgaattttggaataaaatagTCCATAAGACTACTTATATGTataagccgttgttgttgtcttttgcttacattctcatgtaacaccaatttcaatttctttctcttgctgtcgaaactctctctctctatcgctttctaaaaccttctcttgaAATGGAGACCCGAGGTTTGTATTCACGTTGCTCAACTATAGGCAACGTAAATCGAAGTAGGCTTGACCCACTCAATGCTAAGAGTgggtgccgcacaatcgccaaatcatataatatatatatatttgggaGTTCCaattctaaaatcttcttcgccactaatttaaaatactctAATGTCACATATTAATacacaaattcttttttttttcttttaataataataataaagttaaaattcttttaaaagtattacaactaaaattaaaaattgactAGACATGGACAAcatatttagaataaaaataatattttatattttattatgatttttcaaaaagttttaattaatagaagaaaacaaacGTGAAGTTCCCAAACAAACTCCGGGGAATTAGGtgtccttttttatttattatttgtttttaatgaaaattattgggttttatctaattttgaaatttccctTTTGTCCCCTAATCTAGCAGGGCCCCACGTTACCGTTATCATCAAATTCCAAAACTACTCTTAAATTACCTTTTTGCCCTCCCATGTGCCCACAATCATCATCCCTTTCTTTCACAAAATGGTCCTTCCTacctttatatttatttatttatttatttctgaaTTTCATGagttatttgatttaattatttattatttattttgacaaATAACTCCTTAATCAACGGGGACTTCACTTTACCTTAGCTAATAATCAAGGTAAATAATCAGACGTGATGAAAGGAAGTAATATTGCCAGTTGGAGATTGCTTGAGAAATTATTGTCTGTTTGTTAGTTATTGAGACGATTTATGAAGTTTGATTATAAAGTTTGACTTctgtttattaattaataaacctATCCTAAATTACGATGagataaaagttaaaaaagtcaaataatgaaattaactttattaaattaacCTAGTTTAATTTTGAGGATGATAATTACCCGATAAATTATgagtagaaaaataaaataaaattatatatcattttacCAATCTACccatgcaaaagaaaaaaaattaaaatataatattttttctatttcactTCCAAAGTCAAATAtgggtctttttttttttttttttgaaagggtagaaatgtaaatataattttcctatttaattcaaaactccctccaaatttaatcaaaatgtCACATCCCACAGACATTGACCAAAACACcaatcatttattaaattctcAAATTCCACAAAATCCCTTGTCATGNTAAGATAtcaaatacttttaaaaataaattatattggaCCGTTaaactacaaaataaaaaataaaaaataaaatcaatccCTTCCTTATCCTTTTCTGCACCTTCAATCACACCAACCAAAGGCCAActttgtttccaaattctaaaattacGTATTTGCCCTTCATCTCAACAAGTATTTacaattaaccaaaaaaaataagatttaattattttaatatactttttaaaaataagtttactAATCATACTCGAAGCTACATGTtgcataaatattaattttttagtgtaaagtttatagattaaataattaataataataataataaaattgtagaaatatttaataaattcaatggGCCCCACTCCAATCAGCCCTTGCATATGGTCCACAGAACAATTGCCCCATTCATTGACCAAAATGTGTTGCCTTTGTAACCAATAAGTTATAAaaccattttccttttttattttatttttataaagttggAAGAAATTAATTCGACTTTActgattaaataaataaataaataatatatttttttattatagaaATTTGTAATGTTATaatcaatttgaatatttaattactGGTCTTTTTAAAGTAAGANataaaaaaaaaaaaaaaaaaggaaagcattaattaatatattattgttttctcaATTAATTATTGCGTAAGCATGGActaatatattattgtttCCTAAATTCATTATTGAGGAGTAATTTATTGATGAAATAATGCACCTATAAATATCTAATCTTATTATActattttaatgtatttatcaaactaaaatttaatttctggAAACAAATTATACGGGTGTTTATATAACATGGTAGTCTAACCAATCCGAGATTTTTATTCGTTTtcacttaaaattttaggttggtacaaaataattttattaaaaattagaataaaaaaggaaaaaaaaattgaacaagcATAAGCTAGTTTAGATAGCATCCTAGCTGTacaattaatcaattaataacTTCATTATCTGTCATCATAACCGTCGATTTATactaataataacatttttatttatttatttattttttaatatttcaacgATGACCTGTGGAAGATTTGACTCACACtaacaaaatcaatttattaatCCACCACTGAGAATTAAGAATTTCCCactatttcaatttaatttaaattataaattttgtatttttttttaaatatttataacctATGAAAAAACATcgacaataataatttatattattttaaccGTTTAAACTGTAATTAGATCGAGTAATCTaatcatattaatattaaaaaaaaaggattttattgtaattggatcgctaaaataaaatttgaagttattattattattattaattaaattttttaagctGGAAAGAAACTAAAAGTTGATGTTTACCAAAACATTAtcctaaaaaaggaaataaataaaagaaaagatggaaatgaatttaattattatttaaaaaatgaataaaataaaatattttgttcggAATCCCAAATGGGGGAACCAGGCGGTTGCTGCAAGGAAATGTTTGGGAGTCTACAGCTCCACCTGCCCgaaacaaattttgaaatttcttttcaaaacaaaaagcttcaagcaacaacaacaacaaaaaccaagacattcatcaacttctctctcttacacctctctctctcctctctctctctcctcttctttcttttacataatttttttgggttttaacGAACAGAGTGAGAGGGGAAAGGAATAGTTTCAAGAAAATTTTGcccccttttttttgttgttgttttcgATTGTGTTCTTCATATCTTCTGTTTCTATTTCACCactgtttttgtttaaattctGATTGATTCTGCATTTTGGGTATTTATAATTCTTCTCTAACACCCATCTGATTCTGGGTATATAATTCTTTTGTATACCCATCTGATTCTGGGGTTTTGGCTGGATTTTATTGGGTTAAGTGAGGTGAATTTCGGATTTCTGGGTTGAATTCTGTGGAATTTCGGGATTTGGAGTAGTGGGGTTTTGCCAAAATGATGTTATCGCCATCGCCTTCGACGATAGCTCGGAGTTCACTCGAGGAAATGCTCGATTCGCTTCGACGAAGGGATGAGGTTGATAAGCCTAAAGACGCGCCCCCTGCATTGCCGTCTCGACCCACTTCGAAGGCTCGGACTCCCCCGGTGGGACGGGCTTTACCTGTCAATTTCAGGGTTAATGTTGATGGCTCCTCTGGCTGCTCTATTAATGGCTTTAATGGAAGGGAAGATGTAATGAGAAAGGAGAATCGTTTGGGTAACTTTGCATTCAAGAGATTGAATAGAGATCAAGATGAGGAATCGCCTTACATGTTAGCttctgaaaatgaaaatggagatCGAGTGAATGGTTCGAATCTTCGTGGGTCTTATtgggaggacaatatcggttatTTTCTTCAGAAGGTATTCATTTTGTTCATAGTGTTCTTCCGGTTATATTGTGTTGATGTaccaatatttttcaatgttGGAtgattcttgtttttctttttacttgcTACATAGTTCATTGCATTCATCAAGTTTGTACTGGTGTTCCTACTGCTGCATATCTTGCAAATCCTTTGTTCTTGATCCAGGAGTTCAATTTTTAGGGGAAATGACTCAATTTGATTGTAATGAATAGGACTAGTGAACAGTTGCTTTACATTATTGGTGTAAATATAGCTATCTAAATCTCGTGTGTATGTTTTTTCGTCACGTCACGCTATCAGAAACTCCATGTTTGGTGTCAACTTCCAAATGGACAATGGGAGTTAGGAACCATACAGTCGAGCACTGGGGCGGAGGCATCTGTCATGCTTTCGAACAAAAAGGTAGTCCATAACATTGATGATTGGTTGGATTCTTGAAAAACTTGCTGATGATAAATGTACAATGCTTAGGTTATTAAAATTTCGACCGTAGATCTTTTACCTGCCAATCCAGATATCATCGAGGGGGTTGATGATCTTGTACAGCTTGGTTTTCTGAACGAGCCTTCGGTTCTTCACAGTCTCCATCGAAGATTTTCTCAGGATAAGATTTATGTTCGTGTGATTtagttttaaagatattatgatTCTTCTCTGTTTATGTATTTATAGTTTCTTGGTTTCGTTGTTGCAGAGTAACGCAGGGTCGGTTTTGATAGCATTCAACCCCTTGAAAGACATTAAACAGTATGGAAAAGAATTTATTGAAGCCTACAGACAGAGAGTCATAAACAACCCTCATGTTTATGCTACAACAGATGCTGCTTATTCTGGGATGTTAAGAGGTGGATGAATTCATCTGCAATATCTTTTATTCTCCTTCGTTGATTCGAACTTTGTATTTGGTCGGTTGTAATTTATATCTAACGCCCATGAATCTGGATTGTCATTCCTGTTGCAGATGAAGTTAATCAATCCATTATCATCAGGTTAGATTTCAATCTAGCATTCCAAATTCCAGTATTCAATTATGCTTAGACTtcaatgattttgtttttgttatatacTAGCGGCGAAAGTGGAGCGGGAAAAACGGAGACAGCAAAATCTGTGCTTGAATACTTGACTTCTCTCGGTGGTGTCAGTGGCATAGATGACAGAATTTCTCGAGCGAATGTTATACTCGAAGCATTCGGGAATGCAAAAACCTCCAGAAACAACAATGCCAGCAGATTTGTTAGattcttttcctttgcttTTATTACCattcctttgtttttcctttttgtctGACCATGATAATCTGTCACTATGCAGGGGAAGTTGATTGAAATTCTTTTTAGCCGAACAGGGAAGCTATGTGGTGCTGTAATCCAGACTTGTAAGAAAACTACTGCGACCGtgatatattataatttctctTTCAGATTACTTTTATTAACTTTCTGTTACCGTTCGTGCATATCGCATGTCGACCCACCTGCCAAATTTCAAATAGTTCTGTTGGATAAGGTAATTATTTCTGTTCTAGCAGATCTTCGAGAAAAAACATACTGTGTATTGTGTGTTGTCCTGAAGTTGTCGTGTCTCCTTTGAGCAGTCGAGAGTCATTCGCCTGGTTAATGGCGAAAGATCATTCCACATCTTCTATCAACTTTGTGCTGGACTACCATCTAGACTTAAAGGTATTTGTGCTCGTATTTTCTTTTCGAATCATTTATGTCGTCAATTTCAGATTTTTTACAACAAGGGGAACCATGAATTTTGTAATTCTGTTGCTCGGTTTAATTTTCGTTACCGAGCCTGCAGGATGTTCTAAATTTCCTTTTAGAATACCAGTACTCGATGCACTGCCGACTGTATCTGTATATACCAGATCGAGGAATGCACAATCACTAAATTTCCTTTACAACCATTGTTTCTATATGTtgttattgaaattattgtgGTACCCTCATGATTAAGTAGAAGTTAATACTATTTCTTCGTTTTTACGTCTCCAGAGAAATTTAATATCAGAGCGGCCAGTGAGTACAGTTACCTCAATCACAGTGAATGCCTGGTGATTGGTGGTGTCGATGATGCACGGAAATTTAACATTCTTGTGGTAAAGAACTATATAATACTTCGATCCGAGTGCAACCAACCAACTTCTTTTAGTTATTCTATCTTGAATGTCTtatatcttcttcctctcttgcCTACAGGAAGCCTTAGACACACTTCAATTCACAAAGGAAGATCAAGAGCATGCATTTGGTTTGCTTGCTGCAGTTTTGTGGATAGGGAACATTACGTTTCAAATAATTGATAGCGAAAATCATGTAGAGGTCATAGCTAATGAAGGTAATACGCGCACCAAGATTCGTACCACCTGGTTTACGATGTTTGAGTCAACTCATGCATGTCTCAACTATTCTCACGTGACAATTGTTTCACTTTACAAAATGGTGagatatttaatatcttaagTAGGCGATGTCCGTAGTTTGAAGAGTAACCTTTCTCTAGACCCTCATGGCGGTCATGGCATCGTCCTCGTAGTTCTAGACctctcattctcattctcattccATTCTGATAAGTAATTTATGTCAGTGGTTGTATAGAATAAATGTAGGTTGGATGTTTCGATGCACGTGTTACTTTTTTGTGTGTATCTGCAGATGAATTTTACCTCTCGAAGAGGTAGCCCGACAAAAACCCGCTCCATTTACTATAGGctttttataacattttttcatGAACTTTTTTATACAGCGGTTGCAAATGCTGCCAAGCTGATGGGCTGCAGTTTTAATGAGCTTAAGTTAGTTTTATCAACCCACAAAGAGCAATCTGGCAAGGATAGCATTGCTAAAAAATCGACATTACAACAGGTTGCTTTCTACTCATCTGTGAAGTCGGTATACATCAATTCTTAGCTGTCTAAGAAAGCGTTCTTTTACTGTAACACGATGTCCATGTGTCGTATAAATACAGGCTACTGATGCAAGAGATGCATTAGCAAAATTTATCTATGCAAGCTTGTTTGACTGGCTTGTAGAACAGATCAATAAGTCGCTTCAACCAGGAAGGGAGTATTCTGGAAGATCCATTAATGTCCTTGACATCTATGGGTTCGAGTCATTTAAGGCATGTTATTCTATCCATCTATGAGTGATTTTTATGCAATGACATCTTATGGTGATTATCTTGCTGCCCCGAATTCAGAAGAACGGCTTCGAACAATTTTGTATCAATTATGCAAATGAGAGACTGCAGCAGCATTTTATTCGGCATCTTTTCAAACTTCAGCAGGAGGTGAGAAGTTTGAAATTTCCTGTACTTCAAATGCTGATGTTTTATGGCTTTTGTAAGTAGGAACGTTGAAGTTGCTCGGTTTATTTTTGTAGGACTATGAATTTAACGGGGTCGACGGTATGAAAGTCAACTTTGAAGACAATCAAGAGTGTTTGAACCTTATTGAGAAGGTAGTCCGAATTTCTTAACCATGAATTAACTTGTGATAGTTTGTGGAAAcctataaaggtgtggaaacctctccctagcagacgcgttttaaaaaccttgaggggaagcccaaaagggaaagcacaaagaggacaatatctactagtggtgggcttgggctgttacaaatggtatcatgtgccagcgaggaggttgagcccgaaggagggtggacacgaggtggtgtgccagcaaggacgttgggccccaaaggagggtggattggggggtcccacatcaattggagaagggaacgagtgtcaacgagaacGCTNCCATTtcggttggagaaaggaatgaagcattgcttataaggatgtggaaacttcttcctaatagacgcgttttagaaccTTGAGGGCAAGTCTAGAAGGGagaacccaaagaggacaatatatgctaacgGTAGACTTGGattgttgcaaatggtatcaaagccagacaccgagctgtgtgctagtgaggacgctagactctcaagggggtggattgtgagatcttacatcggttggggaggagaacgaaacattctttataagggtgtggaaacctctccctagtagacgcattttaaaaaccttgaggggaagctcgaaagggaaagcccaaagaggacaatatctactagcggtgggcttgggctgttgcaaatggtatcttgtgccagcgaggaggttgagccccgaaggagggtggacacgaggtgatgtgccagcaaggacgttgggccccaaaagaGGGTGGACtgggggggtcccacatcaattggagaagggaacgagtgctagcgaggacgctcagccctgaaggggggtggattgtgagagctacatcggttggggagaagaacgaagcattctttataagggtgtggaaacctctccctagcacacgcgttttaaaaatcttgagcggaagcacaaagaggacaatatctgctagcggtgggcttgaccGGTTACATTTAGACTTATTTCTATTTCGTTTTAGTGCACATATCATTTCCATTTCCTGAGATAGTGtgattactttattttatctGATGGAATTGTGCAGAAGCCTCTAGGAGTTCTCGCCTTGATGGACGAAGAGTTAAGTTTTCCGAAGGCTACAGACCTGACATTTGCTAATAAACTTAAGCAGCACTTTAAATCTCATCCCCGCTTTAAAGGGGAAAGAGGTAGGGCTTTCGGCGTTCGACATTACGTTGGAGAGGTTAGTTATTCCAATCTCCCATCCTTTT
This genomic interval carries:
- the LOC111788698 gene encoding myosin-2-like gives rise to the protein MMLSPSPSTIARSSLEEMLDSLRRRDEVDKPKDAPPALPSRPTSKARTPPVGRALPVNFRVNVDGSSGCSINGFNGREDVMRKENRLGNFAFKRLNRDQDEESPYMLASENENGDRVNGSNLRGSYWEDNIGYFLQKKLHVWCQLPNGQWELGTIQSSTGAEASVMLSNKKVIKISTVDLLPANPDIIEGVDDLVQLGFLNEPSVLHSLHRRFSQDKIYSNAGSVLIAFNPLKDIKQYGKEFIEAYRQRVINNPHVYATTDAAYSGMLRDEVNQSIIISGESGAGKTETAKSVLEYLTSLGGVSGIDDRISRANVILEAFGNAKTSRNNNASRFGKLIEILFSRTGKLCGAVIQTFLLDKSRVIRLVNGERSFHIFYQLCAGLPSRLKEKFNIRAASEYSYLNHSECLVIGGVDDARKFNILVEALDTLQFTKEDQEHAFGLLAAVLWIGNITFQIIDSENHVEVIANEAVANAAKLMGCSFNELKLVLSTHKEQSGKDSIAKKSTLQQATDARDALAKFIYASLFDWLVEQINKSLQPGREYSGRSINVLDIYGFESFKKNGFEQFCINYANERLQQHFIRHLFKLQQEDYEFNGVDGMKVNFEDNQECLNLIEKKPLGVLALMDEELSFPKATDLTFANKLKQHFKSHPRFKGERGRAFGVRHYVGEVVYDTNGFLEKNRDLLPSDSIQFFSSCTSKLLKIFASKMVNHSYKPAGSISSTKGVESPEPGVGTKYKALLFELFHKLECTSHHFICCMRPNRSQVCGLFEEDLVLQQLRYCGILEVIRISRSGYPIRITHKEFAGRYEFFLEEAGVARDPLSISIAVLQHFDVHPEMYHVGYTKLLFRTGQIRAALEERRTQAMQSILGVQKHFRGSHSRGHFHELKHAATILQSFIRGESSRRRSTGKVKRFSFTVCAFNVPSKVYEQQAIIRLQSVIRGSLVRNHFMGKSDSNRFENRPNRGRRLSEDHALPATLTDLQKRVVEAEATIGKKEEENVALRDQVKQFEARRLEYEAKMKSMEDMWQKQMASLQTSLAAAKKSLATENMAGKVGAGTSPPHYYDSEDTTSMESRTPREAGAGREMNGTSFSVNNLVKEFEQQKNAFDDDAKGLAETKSGQGQPGGANTNPDEEYRKIKVRFEAWKKEYKAKLRENKPKVHKHGPFEADIIRRKWWGKLRLRSS